Genomic window (Longimicrobium sp.):
CCGCCAGCCTGGACCACGCCGTCTGGTTCCACCGCCCCTGCCGCGTGGACGACTGGCTGCTGTACGCGATGGATGCACCCGCCGCCGCGGGTTCCCGCGCCTTCACCCGCGGCTCCATCTACACCCGCGACGGCACGCTCGCCGTGTCCACCGCGCAGGAGGGGCTGATCCGGCTGCGGGGAAGCGGCTGAGGAAGGCGAATGAATTCGCGGCAACAACTGCACGAAGTCCCTGCGGGACTGCTCTCCAGCATCGGCGCGCGCGGGCGGCACCGGCGTGGGACGGGAATCATCATTCTCCATTGATGGTCCTGTCCCCTGTCCCCTGTCGCCCCCCATCCCCCTTTGCTTGTAAGGCCTTGCACCGCCTGCTATCTTCCTCGCTCAATCGTCGCAACGGGTTTTTCACACACGCTTCCGCGTAGCAGCGCCCACCTTCGTCGTCCATGGCAAACGCCGCAAAGCTGAGGGACCAGGCCCGCAACTACGAGACGCGGGGCCAGTGGCGCGAGGCCATCGACGCCTACCGCGAGCTCGTGGAGAGCCCGGAAGGCGGCGACGTGGACATCGGCACGTGGAACCGCATCGGCGACCTGCACCTGCGCGTGAACGAGACCGAGCGCGCGGTGCAGGCGTACGAGCAGGCGGTGAACGCGTACGTGGACGTGGGGCTGTACAACAACGCCATCGCCCTCTGCCGCAAGGTGCTGCGCCTGGTGCCCGGGCGCGCGCAGACCTACCTGCGCCTGGGCCAGATCAGCGCCGCCAAGGGCTTCTTCGCCGACGCGCGGCAGAACTTCCTGGAGTACGCCGAGCGGATGCGCAAGGCCGGGAAGCTGGACGCCAGCTTCGCCGCGCTGAAGGAGTTTGCCGACGTCTCGCCCGAGCCCGCCGACGTCCGCCGCCTGCTGGCCGACCAGCTGCTGGCGCACGGCCGCAAGGACGAGGCGGTGGAGCAGCTGCGCCTCCTCCTTTCCGTGGTGCTGGACGACGGCGACGAGGCGCAGGCCGCGCAGGTCCGCGAGCAGATCACCGCGGTCGATCCCACGGCCAGCACCGAGCCGCTCACGCGCCAGCAGGCCGCCGCGAGCGACGAGCTGGCGTTCGACCACGGCGTCATCGCCCCCACGCCTGCCCCGCCCGCGCCCACGGAGGAGGTGGATGCGATCTCCTCCGGCTCCGCGATCGAGTACGGGAACGTCGAGCTGGACGTGGAGCCGCTGGCGGGGCTGGAGCACACCTCGCTGGACGCCGGGCGCGGGGCCCCGCCTGCGCGCGCCCCGTCCGCCGACGATGATGTCGACGACGTCGAGGGGCCGGACGACCTCCCGCTGATCAACTTCGATGCGGCGCCCGAGTCCGGCCGCGGAGCGCGGTCCCCGTCTCCCTCGCCCGCGGCCGACCCCGCGCGCTTCGGCGAGGTGTCGCTGGACGAGGCGCCGGTGGACTTCGGGCCGGGGGTGGGCGACGAGGACGACGAGCCGCTGCCGCTGATCGACTTCGACGCGCCGGCGGCCCCGCCCGCGCCTGCGGCGTCCGCATCCCCCATTCCCGACCGGCTGGAGGAGCTGCGCGCCCGCGTGGCCGCCGCGCCGCACGACGCCTCGGCGCGCGAGGCGCTGATCGCCACGCTGCACGACCATGGGCTGGGGCACGAAGTTCCCGCGCTGCTGGACGACGCGCACCGCGCGCTGGCGCAGGCCGGGCGCTACCGCGACGCGGTGGACCCCATCTCCGCGCTCATCCGCCTGCGCCCCAACGACCCGCAGCTGCTGCAGAAGCGGGTGGAGTACGCCTTCCGCTCGGGCGACCGCGAGGAACAGGTGGTGGCCTACCTGGCCCTCGGCCGCCACTTCGCCGCGCAGGGCGAGGGACCCAAGGCCGAGGCGGTGTTCAAGCGCGTGCTGGAGCTGGACCCGCAGAACGAAGAGGCCCGCGCCTCCGTTCCCGCGGCGCCCGCCCGCCCCGCGCCCCGCCAGCCGGCCGCGCCCGCCGCGCCGCCGCCGCCCGACTACGTGGACCTGGGCGCGCTGATCATGGGCGACGAGGCCGAGGCCACCACGCGCTTCGTGGTGGAGGAGCGCGAGCCCAGCGGCGACGAGGAGCGCGACTTCGCCGAGATGCTGGCGCACTTCCGCCAGAAGGTGGCCGAGAACATCGAGGTCGAGGACGCCACCAGCCACTACGACCTGGGGCTGGCCTTCAAGGAGATGGGGCTGGTGGACGAGGCCATCTCCGAGTTCCAGGTCG
Coding sequences:
- a CDS encoding tetratricopeptide repeat protein is translated as MANAAKLRDQARNYETRGQWREAIDAYRELVESPEGGDVDIGTWNRIGDLHLRVNETERAVQAYEQAVNAYVDVGLYNNAIALCRKVLRLVPGRAQTYLRLGQISAAKGFFADARQNFLEYAERMRKAGKLDASFAALKEFADVSPEPADVRRLLADQLLAHGRKDEAVEQLRLLLSVVLDDGDEAQAAQVREQITAVDPTASTEPLTRQQAAASDELAFDHGVIAPTPAPPAPTEEVDAISSGSAIEYGNVELDVEPLAGLEHTSLDAGRGAPPARAPSADDDVDDVEGPDDLPLINFDAAPESGRGARSPSPSPAADPARFGEVSLDEAPVDFGPGVGDEDDEPLPLIDFDAPAAPPAPAASASPIPDRLEELRARVAAAPHDASAREALIATLHDHGLGHEVPALLDDAHRALAQAGRYRDAVDPISALIRLRPNDPQLLQKRVEYAFRSGDREEQVVAYLALGRHFAAQGEGPKAEAVFKRVLELDPQNEEARASVPAAPARPAPRQPAAPAAPPPPDYVDLGALIMGDEAEATTRFVVEEREPSGDEERDFAEMLAHFRQKVAENIEVEDATSHYDLGLAFKEMGLVDEAISEFQVALRGGANPLATLEILGQCFVEKGQYAVAARVLDRALRIPGASDADLVGVLYQLGRSEEAMGRPRQAVDYYERVLSVDIRFRDAGRRIEALRAATGAAPF